Proteins encoded together in one Acanthopagrus latus isolate v.2019 chromosome 19, fAcaLat1.1, whole genome shotgun sequence window:
- the si:ch211-285f17.1 gene encoding sickle tail protein homolog isoform X7, translating into MEEEIADEDKECTLGEEQTKSNLKVTSAEDAEHVSRRQASPNGTAHSRGDAKGSRTVPRRHTLGGARGSREILAMQPSDMDKKREAFLEHLKQKYPHHASAIMGHQERLREQSLQGMLSSLHSELDIQRYLMKIQLPHTSRSPKHGPSPQPGVGDQVDHLSLASLESLDTMSDVDTPTGFTRGTRVRASLPVVRSTNQTKDRSLGVLYLQYGDETKQIRMPNEVTSIDTVRALFVSAFPQQLTMKMLESPSVAVYVKDDMRNMYYELSDVRSITDHSCLKVYHKDPAQAFSHGPRPANGDARMHSEMVHASRDGPHPLRQPPLHHPIQGALPPSPHSMPPSPSRIPFGPRQGSIPGSATIPRDRVSTANPQARSNSPCPSAILERRDVKPDEDLGGKSHSLTRGNEGLYADPYLLQEGRMTIATAHAPHPNPGLDGSDHGIGGFHRASIRSTSSYGSPTDTMDHPSLYRQKSRNSQLPTLGSKTPPPSPHRMAEIRMIDIHGGPPHGGPPHGGPPHGGPPHGGPPHGGPPHGGPPHGGPPHGGPPHGMPPHAVTMERGSPVRQSFRKEEVAGTKPRGNMGSPVVADLQGHLQGPIPPVNDHQTRERMKAMEHQIASLTGLVQHALLKGPNASGTKEPPSERPPKTSSPAHSAHSSGGSPVLAPKTNAAPSDKGSVPLKINLLQFRKNVSDLRMQLHQMRQLQLQNQEALRVQLKRAEQEISVKLAEAMRGLEDPVQRQRALVEEDRHKYLGLEERVLTQLGDLEQFVVSLQKDSAATHRVVTLKDVEEGAVTLRKVGESLAGLKGEFPALQTRMRAVLRVEVEAVKFLKEEPHKLDSMLKRVKSLTDTLSGLRRSASEGPQKGPDPSTNVPVSNSPSAAASAEPPAEAPPPSAQPGSTSPSLEPQSSTIRSEVMPSSPVVIHHVQSSPVHMQQSQQSAALTAQPSPPLTPSPSQVPSPNPSKGQGRESPKGAALDPPSPARHKKTHGNLVNNGNGTANQGLVIEELQNSQDKSKSRAMSIEAAEKEWEERRQNMGHYDGKEFEKILQEAQANMMKGIPSLDVEENPGLPPPPPAAAAAGEQAEIQNPVESPTEEPQAELQSDKQAKKGPEKLPKPVMEKPAKPALERPSKTATKPAPIDIFTKQGSEKANKSPPPPPPRKTFPSSSSGMTTTRSGEVVYTSRKESVSTQEVEDDTPPPTPPQTKPAKVPPETKPKPATPPPVTASVPAEEEDEGDKIMAELQVFQKCTVKDVGVKNVVEPTPRIEPQIRELRPGPILPLKEKKQSSEPSQEEKDPDTDENGNSTHRQSQGVIYYVTGQIPKEQPPPPGTEEVPEHQDRPSTQVSNVNVNDNSPSQQQQQQQQQQQEPPLSPPPKSPPPISPKPVGLKGFKLPRKQVKRSESLKTSTEMEKGKMLNKINTEKKSKVIKLHVSSSKKIMSEPVVTTTTSTIREAPKSSGPPPKKVPIEDIDPPKANCDEGNEEASLSPDLPGEEAPPPPDNIAFMITNTKVQALSCGEYQQLVNAKKGSVQTVTVGSATNRGNTTENSSVPEDNGFNKKPVIIIFDEPMDIRSAYKRLSTIFECEEELDRMLAEERIEEEDEESETEKSVGQQEKAERTEVVDGKTISSSQITADHVSLSSSSSSSISDSGGNLESNGDTKQDGKRKFKFKFPKKQLAALSQAIRTGSKAGKKTLQVVVYEDEEEGDGTIRQHKEAKRFEIARSKSSVDTTKVTGSSGLKRQNSDSQVRTNEIRKNTYKTLDSLEQTIKQLETTISEMGPHSPVEPVGTEEAKTGNGKSPDGVGLKRSSSLPTSRGSGPKVPSKNSLQKKTKPQLLPRPVVVPTTTTTVPSAPSTVQQNASVASPTSRMPVPLSAKSRQSPGTTDKAGKQQKLQDAQRQFRQANGSAKRVGGDHKTTSPTIPISKIPAFYPSSTKGSSQSAQNSDATNPINPASSSSSSSSSSSSVTKSSILSSHAPRSGSLPSSHIPSLSNGSLKLPTASQHTGKALSFPSQTQNGRVHSSSSSSFSSSSSSSSSPSPLSPTPLGPGGKSIRTIHTPSFTSYRSHNGSSGKSCIPTATAAKDTT; encoded by the exons TCTTTACAGGGcatgctctcctccctccactctgaGCTTGACATTCAGAGGTACTTGATGAAAATCCAATTGCCCCACACA AGCAGAAGCCCAAAGCACGGCCCTAGTCCGCAACCCGGCGTCGGCGACCAGGTCGACCACCTGTCCCTGGCCTCCCTGGAGTCACTGGACACCATGTCTGACGTGGACACGCCCACAGGATTCACCCGCGGCACCCGGGTCCGTGCTAGCCTGCCGGTGGTGCGATCCACCAACCAGACGAAGGACCGCTCACTAG gtgtgCTGTACCTGCAATACGGGGATGAGACCAAACAGATCCGTATGCCTAATGAGGTCACCAGCATCGACACTGTCAGGGCTCTGTTCGTTAGTGCCTTCCCGCAGCAGCTCACCATGAAGATGCTGGAGTCGCCCAGCGTCGCCGTCTACGTCAAGGACGACATGAGGAACATGTACTACGAGCTCAGCGACGTCAG GAGCATCACGGATCACTCCTGCCTGAAGGTCTACCACAAAGATCCAGCACAAGCGTTCAGCCATGGGCCAAGACCTGCCAACGGGGATGCCAGG ATGCACAGTGAGATGGTGCATGCCAGTCGTGATGGCCCGCACCCTCTGAGACAGCCCCCGCTACACCACCCCATTCAGGGAGCACTACCCCCAAGTCCACACTCCATGCCCCCATCCCCCTCCAGAATCCCGTTTGGCCCACGACAGGGCTCTATACCTGGGAGCGCTACAATCCCAAGGGACCGAGTGTCTACCGCAAATCCTCAGGCCCGCTCCAACTCGCCCTGTCCCAGCGCCATCCTGGAGAGACGGGATGTCAAGCCAGATGAGGATTTGGGCGGTAAAAGCCACAGTCTAACCAGGGGAAATGAGGGGTTGTATGCAGACCCATACTTGCTCCAAGAGGGCAGAATGACCATAGCCACTGCCCACGCACCACACCCCAACCCCGGGCTTGATGGTTCAGATCATGGCATTGGCGGATTTCACCGTGCCTCCATCCGCTCCACAAGCTCTTACGGCAGCCCCACAGACACTATGGATCACCCCTCGCTCTACAGGCAGAAGTCTAGAAACAGCCAGCTGCCTACTTTGGGCTCCAAgactcctcctccatcccctcatCGGATGGCTGAGATACGGATGATTGACATCCATGGCGGGCCTCCTCACGGCGGGCCACCTCATGGCGGGCCACCTCATGGCGGGCCACCTCATGGAGGGCCTCCTCATGGAGGGCCTCCTCATGGAGGGCCTCCTCATGGCGGGCCACCTCATGGCGGGCCTCCTCATGGTATGCCACCTCATGCCGTTACCATGGAGAGAGGCTCACCTGTGCGCCAGTCCTTCAGGAAGGAGGAAGTGGCAGGGACCAAGCCCCGGGGCAACATGGGATCACCTGTGGTTGCAGACCTCCAGGGTCACCTTCAGGGGCCCATCCCACCTGTCAATGACCATCAGACACG AGAGCGAATGAAGGCAATGGAGCACCAGATTGCCAGCTTGACTGGCCTTGTTCAGCATGCACTTTTAAAGGGGCCAAACGCTAGTGGCACCAAGGAGCCTCCAAG TGAGAGACCACCGAAGACCTCGTCTCCTGCCCACAGCGCCCACAGCTCAG GTGGTTCCCCAGTTTTGGCTCCCAAGACCAATGCAGCCCCATCTGACAAGGGCTCGGTTCCTCTCAAAATCAACCTCCTGCAGTTCAGGAAGAACGTTTCTGACCTCAGGATGCAGCTACATCAGATGAGGCAGCTGCAG CTCCAGAACCAGGAGGCGCTCCGAGTCCAGCTGAAGCGGGCAGAGCAGGAGATCAGTGTTAAACTCGCAGAAGCCATGCGAGGCCTGGAGGACCCTGTCCAGAGGCAGAGGGCTTTGGTGGAAGAGGACAGGCACAAGTACTTAGGTCTGGAGGAGCGTGTCCTCACTCAACTCGG TGATCTGGAGCAGTTTGTAGTGTCTCTGCAGAAAGactcagcagcaacacacagagTTGTGACCCTGAAGGACGTGGAGGAGGGAGCAGTGACTCTGAGGAAGGTGGGAGAATCTCTGGCGGGGCTCAAAG GAGAGTTCCCGGCCCTCCAAACCAGAATGCGGGCTGTGCTCAGGGTGGAAGTGGAAGCTGTCAAGTTCTTGAAGGAGGAGCCTCATAAACTGGACAGCATGCTGAAAAGGGTCAAGAGCCTGACGGACACACTCAGCGGTCTGAGAAg atcTGCTTCAGAGGGCCCTCAGAAAGGACCCGATCCTTCCACTAATGTCCCAGTGAGCAACAGcccttcagcagcagcatcagcagaacCCCCTGCAGAGGCTCCCCCTCCGTCAGCCCAGCCTGGCTCCACATCACCCTCACTGGAGCCTCAGAGCTCCACCATCAGATCAGAGGTGATGCCCTCCTCTCCGGTGGTCATCCATCATGTCCAGAGCTCCCCGGTCCACATGCAGCAGTCCCAGCAGTCTGCAGCCTTGACAGCTCAGCCGAGTCCACCGCTCACCCCCAGCCCCTCTCAGGTCCCCAGTCCCAACCCAAGCAAGGGGCAAGGCCGGGAATCTCCCAAGGGGGCGGCCTTGGATCCACCGAGTCCCGCCCGTCATAAGAAGACACACGGGAACCTGGTGAATAATGGCAACGGCACTGCGAATCAGGGTCTTGTCATAGAGGAGCTCCAGAACAGTCAGGACAAGAGCAAAAGCAGAGCGATGTCCATAGAG GCAGCAGAGAAGGAGTGGGAAGAGCGGAGGCAGAACATGGGTCACTATGATGGGAAAGAGTTTGAAAAGATCCTCCAGGAGGCCCAGGCCAACATGATGAAGGGCATTCCCAGTCTGGATGTTGAAGAGAACCCAGgactgcctcctcctcctcctgctgctgctgctgctggagagcaAGCAGAGATCCAGAACCCTGTGGAGTCACCAACAG AAGAGCCCCAGGCTGAGCTTCAGTCTGACAAACAAGCCAAGAAGGGGCCTGAGAAGCTCCCAAAGCCTGTGATGGAGAAACCAGCCAAGCCTGCACTGGAGAGACCCTCCAAGACTGCCACCAAGCCGGCCCCCATCGACATCTTTACCAAGCAGGGTTCTGAGAAGGCTAATAagtccccaccaccacctcctccgaGGAAGACCTTCCCCAGCTCAAGCTCAGGCATGACCACCACACGCTCTGGCGAGGTGGTTTACACCAGCAGGAAGGAGTCCGTCTCCACTCAG GAGGTCGAAGATGACACTCCACCTCCCACTCCACCCCAAACCAAGCCCGCCAAGGTTCCACCAGAGACCAAGCCGAAGCCGGCCACCCCTCCACCTGTCACCGCTTCTGTTCCcgcagaagaggaggatgaaggggaCAAGATCATGGCAGAGCTCCAG GTTTTCCAGAAGTGCACAGTTAAGGATGTAGGGGTGAAAAATGTGGTAGAACCAACCCCTCGAATTGAACCTCAAATCAGAGAGCTAAGACCGGGGCCCATATTGcccctgaaagagaaaaag CAGAGCTCAGAGCCCAGTCAAGAGGAAAAAGATCcagacacagatgaaaatgGCAATTCCACTCACCGACAGAGCCAAGGG GTCATATACTATGTGACTGGCCAGATTCCCAAAGAGCAACCACCCCCGCCTGGAACGGAGGAAGTCCCCGAACACCAAGATCGGCCTTCAACACAGGTGTCAAATGTCAATGTTAATGACAATTCTCcaagccagcagcagcaacagcagcagcagcagcaacaggagcCCCCTCTGTCTCCGCCGCCGAAATCACCTCCACCTATATCGCCTAAGCCTGTTGGACTTAAAGGATTCAAACTTCCAAGGAAGCAAGTAAAACGCTCCGAATCCTTGAAGACCAGCACAGAAATGGAGAAGGGAAAAATGCTCAACAAAATtaacactgaaaagaaaagcaaagtcATCAAGCTACATGTTTCTTCAAGTAAAAAGATAATGTCTgagcctgtggtaaccacaaCGACCAGCACAATAAGAGAGGCACCTAAAAGTTCTGGTCCTCCACCAAAAAAAGTTCCTATTGAGGATATTGATCCACCTAAAGCTAACTGTGATGAGGGTAACGAGGAGGCCAGTCTTAGTCCTGACTTGCCTGGAGAAGAGGCACCCCCACCCCCTGACAACATCGCATTTATGATCACTAACACCAAAGTTCAGGCCCTGTCATGTGGCGAGTACCAACAACTGGTCAATGCCAAGAAAGGAAGCGTCCAGACTGTCACTGTAGGTAGCGCTACTAACCGAGGGAACACCACAGAGAATTCCAGTGTGCCGGAGGATAATGGTTTCAACAAGAAGCCCGTCATCATCATTTTCGATGAGCCCATGGACATCCGCTCGGCTTACAAGCGCCTGTCTACCATCTTTGAATGTGAGGAGGAACTGGACAGGATGCTCGCGGAAGAGCGTattgaggaggaggatgaggagtcTGAAACAGAGAAGAGTGTAGGGCAGCAGGAAAAAGCTGAAAGGACCGAAGTGGTTGACGGCAAAACGATAAGCTCTTCACAAATCACTGCGGACCATGTTAGCTTATcgtcctcatcttcatcctcaaTCTCGGACAGTGGAGGCAATTTAGAGTCAAATGGTGACACCAAGCAGGATGGTAAGAGgaagttcaagttcaagttcccAAAGAAACAGCTGGCGGCACTTAGCCAGGCAATCCGCACTGGTTCCAAGGCAGGCAAGAAGACTTTACAGGTGGTCGTGtatgaagacgaggaggagggtGACGGTACCATCAGACAGCACAAAGAAGCAAAGAGATTTGAGATTGCACGCTCAAAATCCTCAGTGGACACTACCAAGGTGACAGGCTCATCCGGGCTGAAGAGACAGAACTCGGACTCCCAAGTCAGGACGAACGAGATCCGGAAGAACACCTACAAGACACTGGACAGCCTGGAGCAGACCATCAAGCAGCTGGAGACCACCATTAGCGAGATGGGACCACACTCCCCTGTGGAGCCAGTCGGCACAGAGGAAGCTAAGACAGGGAATGGGAAAAGCCCAGACGGAGTGGGGCTGAAGAGGTCTTCCTCTCTCCCTACCTCCAGAGGGTCAGGCCCTAAGGTACCCAGCAAAAATTCACTGCAGAAGAAGACTAAACCTCAGCTCCTTCCTCGCCCTGTAGTCGTCCCTACTACCACCACCACTGTCCCCAGTGCCCCCAGCACCGTACAACAG AACGCCAGTGTCGCTTCCCCTACTAGTCGGATGCCCGTCCCTTTGTCTGCGAAGTCCAGGCAGTCGCCGGGTACTACTgacaaagcaggaaaacaacaaaaactgcagGACGCTCAGAGGCAGTTCCGACAG GCTAACGGAAGTGCTAAAAGAGTGGGAGGGGATCATAAAACTACTTCCCCTACTATACCCATCTCTAAAATCCCCGCTTTTTATCCTAGCTCTACTAAAGGCAGCTCCCAGTCTGCACAAAACTCAGATGCTACTAATCCCATTAAccctgcctcttcctcctcctcctcctcctcttcctcctcctctgtgacaaagTCCTCTATCCTGTCCTCTCACGCTCCTCGTTCCGGTTCCCTACCCTCCTCCCACATCCCTTCCCTGTCTAACGGATCCCTCAAACTCCCCACAGCCTCACAGCACACAGGTAAAGCTCTCTCGTTTCCCTCGCAGACTCAGAATGGTCGAgtgcactcctcctcctcctcttcattctcctcctcatcctcctcctcctcctccccctcccctctgtcgCCCACACCTTTGGGCCCAGGTGGAAAGAGCATCCGCACCATACACACCCCCAGCTTCACCAGCTACAGGTCCCACAACGGCAGCAGCGGCAAATCCTGCATCCCAACAGCCACAGCAGCTAAGGACACTACCTAG